DNA sequence from the Methylobacterium sp. SyP6R genome:
AGGCAGGTCGGCGTCCCAACATTGTCTGAATGAAGAGGACGCCATCGGTTCCCACTTCCTCTTGATGCAGGATCGGAACTGTTCGGCGTCGGAGCTGACCCTCAATCCATTCGAGGCGTATGCCGCCCTTCATGCGGTCTGCCTGGAGACCATCCTGGCGGCTTCGGGGACCGCGCGGGCCGCCAACTCGACGGTGTCGTCGTGAACGCGATCGCCAACCAGGAACTCTAGGAAGCGCCCGAGATCGCTGAACAAGTCGCTCCGTCCGCCGTAGAAGGCGCAGATGGCGGGCTCCTCGCGATCGGGCAGCCAGATCAGATAGGTCGCCTCGCGCGTATCGTCGTTGATGCCGAACAGGGTGACCTGTGCCTCGGTGATCGCCCACGGGAGCGTCCGTGATGCAGTCTGCGCATGGGCCTCCCGGCTCATGCACGTCTCGATGACGGCGGCGTCGATGGCGTCGAGATCCAACCAGGTCTGGTCGAGTGCTGCCTTTCGCCACCTGCCGGCGAACGCGTAGCGCTCCCTGAGCATCGGGCTGAGACGCATCGTTCTGGCAGCATCGAGGGTCACGATGTCATCCGGCGGGTCGGACGGCTCGCTCCGTGACTGCCGGATGCCGTCCTTCTTGTTCAAATCCCAGAGCTGCCTCAGTAGGTCGCAAACGCGGTCTGCCATGGATCCTCTCTGTACGGTTCGAGCCGGGGGCGCCTCCCGGCGCGTCTCAAGTGAAGCGGTCCGGTGTTCCAGTCCTGGGGAAGAAGTCGGCTGCGTGCGCAGGGCCGGCGCCAGCCATGATCGGGTCGAGAACGGAACACCCGACCCGCGCGACGTGCCGACTATGTCGGACCGAAGTTCTAAGGACCGGGGTCCGGTGCCGGCCCGACCTCCGGCTTGGTCCTGGGCCGAGGCGTCGGATACAGGACCAGTGCATGCTTGCCTGCATCCTGGGGGACTGCTCGCCCCTGGAGCGGCCCCGGCGCGTGCCAAGCTGGCGGGATCAACGGCCAGCTCAGGGTTACGGGGCATTCGGGATTCAGAGATCGAGGGGTTGATTTGGGCCGCGGCACGCGGACCGGGATCGTCCGGGCGTCGGCGGGAGATGCCGCGCCACCAGTTTAGGTCGTGCTCGGCGGAAGGCCGCATGCGAGAGACCATCCTCCGACTCGGTGGTCGGACGGCGCGCTGCATCTGCGAGGTTCTGGTCGTAGACGCGCGGCGAACGCGTCGTGCAGAAGCTGCCTCTTGTTCCAGGATCGTGGTGCGAATGACCGAGCGATGCATGGATCGCTTCCCCGACAGGCCCGTGTCCGCGGTACGCCCCCGCAAACGAGCCTCGACCACCCATAGTCGGGGAGTTGGAAAACCGAGCACACCCGGTCCCTACGACCTTTAGCACCGAGGCGCCTGGACATGCGTCGCACGCTCCCCGACCGCATGGTCAAGGAATCCGGTGCCCAAGCCGGCGGGCACCAAACCGGTGTGCTAGGGGTTTCCACGCCCCAGGGTGGCGCGTACCACCCCACTTCAATTATAGGCGTTCCTGCTGCGCAGATCCACCGTCCGGCTGGCGCCCGAAAAAAATTTGACGTAAGGTCCGACGAGCGGATCGAGGCTTGAGCAGCGCTCCGCAGCCGTTGGCGGAGGCCTGTCCGATGTTGGCTCAGGCGAGGCGTGTGCGTGAGGCATCGAGGTGGGATTGGCCCGGATCGGATACTGCTGGCGAATGCCGCGGCTCAGGCAGCTTGACTGGTGAGGCGAGCGAAGGGTGATCGGCGGGTCGACGCGATGGTTTCGCCTGCCAGCCAGTCGACGATCCGTCTGATGTTGAGGGCGGCGGCAGTTAGGACGTGATGGAGGTGGACCTTGGTCAGCCCGAGGTATCGAGCCCGCCGCAGATGCATGGTGCGTACGCCCAGCGACAGTGTCCCTTCGATGCCCGCCCGCCAGCGGTACTGCTCGGCAAAGGCATCATCGGCTTCTCGCGCCCGCGCGGCCTCCAGCGCGGCATGCTCCTCGCGCCGACGCGGCGTGAGCAACCGGCGCGGGCAGCGCGTACAGTTCTCCTTGAGCGCGCAGGGCTTGCAGTCCGCACTGGAGAAGCGGATGCGGATCACTGTACGACCCACGTTGTGATTGGGGCTCCAACTCGTCGTTGTGTGACCGGCCGGACAGGTGGCGATCTTCCGATCCCAGTCGATCTGGAAGTCCTGAAGCCTGAAGGCTCCCGACTGACGCCACTGC
Encoded proteins:
- a CDS encoding transposase, whose product is MDWDRKIATCPAGHTTTSWSPNHNVGRTVIRIRFSSADCKPCALKENCTRCPRRLLTPRRREEHAALEAARAREADDAFAEQYRWRAGIEGTLSLGVRTMHLRRARYLGLTKVHLHHVLTAAALNIRRIVDWLAGETIASTRRSPFARLTSQAA